The genomic segment ACTTCGTGCACAAGATCGTTGGCCTGAAATCCGACTGGACCATGGCTGCCTACCGCGCCGAAATGATCCGCAAAATCCGCGAGCAGGTGGGCACCGAGCGCGTCATCTGCGGACTGTCTGGTGGCGTCGATTCCTCCGTTGCTGCGGTTCTCATTCACGAAGCCATCGGCGATCAGCTGACTTGCATCTATGTCGACCACGGCATGATGCGTCTGGCCGAGAGCGAACAAGTCGTGACCATGTTCCGCGACCATTACAACATTCCACTGGTGCATGTGGATGCGTCCGACCTGTTCCTGACGGAACTGGCTGGCGTGTCCGATCCGGAAGTCAAGCGCAAGACCATCGGTCGCCTGTTCATCGAAACATTCGAGGCTGAAGCTGCCAAGATCGCATCCGACGGCAAGGGCGCACCGGCATTTCTGGCGCAGGGCACGCTGTACCCCGACGTTATCGAGAGCGTGTCCTTCTCCGGTGGTCCATCCGTCACCATCAAGAGCCACCACAATGTCGGCGGTCTTCCAGAACGCATGAACATGAAGCTGGTGGAGCCGCTGCGCGAGCTATTCAAGGACGAAGTGCGCGTGCTTGGCCGCGAACTCGGTCTGCCCGAAAGTTTCATCGGTCGCCACCCGTTCCCCGGTCCGGGTCTCGCCATCCGCTGCCCCGGCGTGGTGACGCGCGAAAAGCTCGATATTCTGCGCAAGGCCGATGCCATCTATCTCGACGAAATCCGCAAGGCCGGTCTCTACGACACCATCTGGCAGGCCTTTGCCGTGCTGCTACCGGTGCAAACCGTGGGCGTCATGGGCGATTACCGCACCTACGACTTTGTCTGCGCGCTGCGCGCCGTAACCTCGGTGGACGGCATGACGGCGGATTTCTACCCTTACGACATGAACTTCCTTGGCCGCACCGCGACCCGTATCATCAACGAAGTCAAAGGCATCAACCGCGTGGTCTATGACGTAACGAGCAAGCCACCCGGTACGATCGAATGGGAATAACAAAAGGCGGGTTTCTATATCCGCTTGCTTGTTCTCATTTTGTTCTTTTTATTTTTACTGATTGATGATAGCTTTCTGGCCTTGGCATGAGGCCAGGGAGCATCACCATGGGCGATAGTGCAGCATCAGCGGATCAGCCGCGGCAACTGTCTTTTGACTGGCTTGCGCCTCATTCCGTGACGGGCCATAACCGGCAGAAACTCAGCAAATTGTTGCTGATGACGAAACCACCCGGCGCTGTTTCTGAGACAATTTTCCGCGACGCTGAGAGACATGCTCTGGGCCGGACGACGCGGAGCGCTTATCCTGCCGAACTCCTACATGTCAGCTTGCTCTGTATTGGGGCATTTCAAACCCGTCCTGACAGGCTGATTGCGCACCTTGCCGCAGCGCTACGGGATTTTTCTGCGCGACCAATCCCCATGACCCTGGACACGGTAACTCACTTCGGAAATCGCAAGAGTCTTGCTTTGAAGAGTACGTCCGTGCTTCCTGAGATGACGTGCCTCACACAGATGCTGCAAGCGAGGTTGCGCTCGCACAGTGTGCCCTACGTATGCCAAAGCGCTTTCACGCCGCATGTGACAATCATTTACGGATGTGGGGAGATAGAAGCGATGCCAGTATCGAAGGCATATGGCTGGACTGTGAGCAACTTTGAGCTCGTCTTCAGTCACTACGGCGAGGCTCAGCATGAACAATGCGGACGGTGGCCCTTACGGGCTGAAAGCCGTGACTATCCGGCCATTGCCGAACAAATGAAATTCCCGCAGTGGCAATAATCTATGAAAAGCTGAGATATGCAGGTTTACGTCAGTGCACAGGACGTAGGCGACATGCTAGGCACCAATTCAGGTACGCAAGTCCGCCACAAAAGGCGTATTTCGCCTTCTGCCAAGGCGAGGCCATCATGCCTCGCCAGCGTCAATTCGAGATTAGAGCTGAACCTTGTCGAAAGCCTTGCGGTCGATGCCGAGGGCGTCGAGGTCTGCGCCTGCTGGCTTGCGGTGGGAACGGACAGCGGCGGATACTGCAAGAGCCGCACCGAAAACGGCAAAGGTTTCGCCAAAGAATTTACGGGATGTCTTAGCAACGTTACGCATGTGGGTCTCTCCTTCGTGTTGCCCAGAATATGAGCATTCAAAGGCTTTTGCACAACTCATGATATAGCAGGCAAGCCATGCAGCTTAGCTCGAACTCATTTGGATGACAGCCCATGCAAATTTGCATGGCTCATTGGATGTTGAACGCGATGGCTATTTTGCTATTCATTGGGAGGAGCATGAAAAGGCTGATGATATGACGGTTACGATTTACGGTATCAAGAACTGCGACACGATGAAGAAGGCCCGCAACTGGCTGGAAGCTGAGGGCATTGACTACACGTTTCATGATTATAAAAGCGCTGGGATTGATGCGGCCCATCTCAATGCCTGGTGCGATGCCGCCGGTTGGGAAACAGTGCTGAACCGCGCAGGCACCACCTTCAAGAAGCTGGATGAGGCCGATAAGGCTGACCTTACGCGCGAGAAGGCAATTGCGCTGATGTTGGCACAGCCTTCCATGATCAAGCGTCCGGTTCTCCAGGCCAAGGGCAAGATCACGGTTGGCTTCAAGCCCGACACCTATGCGGCGCTGTTCGGTTAGGTAACGCCATGTCGAAGACGACGCGTGCGACACAGGTGCTGACCAAGGCCGGTATTTCCTTCACCACCGTGGCTTACGACTATGATCCGAACGCCGAGCGTATCGGTCTTCAGGCGGCGGAGGCCATCGGGGCTGAGCCGCATCTGGTGCTGAAGACCTTGATGGCCGAGGTGGATGGCAAAGCAGTCTGCGTTGTCGTGCCATCTGACCATGAAGTCAGCATGAAGAAGCTGGCGTCGGCCTTTGGTGGCAAGTCGGCGCATATGATGAAACCTGCCGATGCCGAACGCGCGACGGGGTATCATGTAGGTGGCATCAGCCCTTTCGGCCAGAAGAAGCAGGTGCCGACGGCCATCGAGGTGCAATCCATGGGCCATGATCTCGTCTATATGAATGGCGGACAACGGGGATTGCAGGTACGCCTTTCACCTCGGGATGCACAATCCGTCTTGAAAGCCGTGGCGGCACCGCTGGTAAGCGAATAGCAGAAAGCCGGTTGGCTTTCGCCGCGAATGGGCTATGTTTTGCGCCTCCTATTGAAGCATATGAAGGCGCATCATGACAGTTTCTCCCATCGATCCCGTCAAACTCGAAAAACTGGCCGAAGTTGCCGTCAAGGTCGGGCTGCAATTGCAGAAGGATCAGGATCTGGTCATCACCGCGCCGCTGGCAGCATTGCCGCTAGTGCGGTTTTTGACTAAGCACGCTTACATGGCTGGCAGCGGTCTGGTCACAACCTTCTATTCCGACGAAGAGACGACGCTTGCGCGTTACGCGCATGCCAGCGATGCCAACTTCGACCGCGCTTCCGGCTGGCTCTATGAGGGCATGGCGAAGGCCTACGCCAATGGCGCGGCACGGCTGGCGATCTCCGGCGACAACCCCATGCTGCTGGCGGACGCAGATCCGGCCAAGGTGGCGCGCGCCAACAAGGCGAATTCCACCGCTTACAAACCGGCGCTGGAGAAGATTTCCAACTTCGACATCAACTGGAACATCATCTCCTACCCCAACCCGTCCTGGGCCAAACAGGTGTTCCCCGGTATTCCCGAAGACGAAGCTGTCAAGAAGCTGGCGAACGCGATTTTTGCGGCTTCCCGCGTTGATCTGGCCGACCCGGTGACTGCGTGGGCGGAGCACAATGCCAATCTTGCCAAGCGCTCCAAATGGCTGAATGGTGAGCGTTTCGCCTCGCTACACTTCACTGGCCCCGGTACGGAGGTGACCATAGGCTTGGCCGACAACCATGAATGGCATGGCGGCGCGTCCATGGCCAAGAACGGTGTGACCTGCAACCCCAACATCCCGACCGAAGAGGTCTTCACCACACCGCATGCCCTGCGGGTGGATGGTTACGTCTCCAGCACCAAGCCACTGTCGCATCAGGGCACGCTGATCGACAACATCCAGGTCAAGTTCGAGGCAGGCCGCATCGTGGAGGCCAAGGCGTCCCGTGGCGAAGAGGTTTTGAACAAGGTGCTGGATACGGATGAAGGCGCGCGGCGTCTGGGCGAAGTGGCGCTGGTGCCGCATTCCTCCCCCATCTCGGCCAGCGGCATTCTGTTCTACAACACGCTGTTCGATGAAAATGCCTCGTGCCACATCGCGCTGGGCCAGTGCTATTCCAAGTGCTTCCTCGATGGCGCTTCGCTCAGCCAAGACCAGATCAAGGCGCAGGGCGGCAATTCCAGCCTCATCCACATCGACTGGATGATCGGCTCCGACAAAGTGGATATCGACGGTGTCAGAGCCGATGGCACGAAAGTGCCTGTGATGCGCAAGGGCGAATGGGCCTGATAGGCCCTATTGCGGGGCCTGACTTTTCTGGCTGAGCCAGACGCTGGACGGCACGATGATGAAACCGGCAATCTGTGCTGGCGCGAGGTTTTGACCGAGCGCCAGCCAGCATAGAAGCGTGGCGGTAACTGGCGCTCAAAAGACCAAGAGAAGCGGCAACCGAGGGTTGGACGCGTGTCAGTCCGCGGAACCATAGAAGAAGGCAGCACCGATCAGCCCCAGATAGGCCATGCCCAGCACATTCGTGGTGGTCAGAGCGTGCAAGGCCGGAATGACGCTGTACAAAGTCGATTATCACGCCGCCTTGGCGACGTGATACTCCTTGATCGCAGCCATCTTGATCGCGGGATACCGTTCCGACTCATAGCGCAGCGAAAACGCGTCCTGGGCCAGAAACACCGGATCGCCATCGAGGTCGCGGGCAATATCGCCGCGCTTGACCGTCAGGAACTTCTCCATATCGGCAGACTGCTCAGCAGAAATCCAGCGGCAGATCGAGAACCGCGACATTTCGAACGAGACCGGCAAGCCATATTCGCCCATCAGCCGCTCTTTCAAAACATCGAGCTGCAAAGCGCCGACGACGCCGACGATGGCTGGGGAGCCGTCTTCCGGCGAAAACAACTGCACGACGCCTTCTTCGGCCATCTGGTGCAGCGCTTCCTTCAGCTTCTTCGCCTTCATCGCATCTTCTAGCCGCACGCGGCGCAGAATTTCCGGCGAGAAGTTGGGAACGCCCTGGAACACGAGGTTTTCACCCTCGGTCAGCGTATCCCCGATGCGTAGTGTGCCGTGGTTGGGAATGCCCACCACATCGCCCGCAAAGGCGGTGTCGGCGATGTGACGCTGCGAGGCGAAGAAGAATTGCGGTGCCGTCAGGCCCATCTGCTTGCCGGTGCGCGCCAGCCGCGCCTTCATGCCGCGCTCCAGCTTGCCAGAGCAGATACGCGCGAAGGCAATGCGGTCGCGGTGGTTGGGGTCCATATTCGCCTGAATCTTGAACACGAAGGCCGTCATCTTGTCTTCATCGGCATGCACGGTGCGCGTATCGGCCACTTGGTCGCGCGGCGGCGGTGCGATATCGCCTAGCGCATTGATAAGGTCACGAACGCCGAAGTTGCGCAACGCCGAACCGAAGAACACCGGCGTCAGATGTCCCTCCAGAAACGCCGTGCGATCAAACGGACGGCAGGCCTCCAGCGCCAGTTCGGTTTCCTCGATAAAGGCGTCACGCTCGTTTTCCGGCAAGCGGCTCGCCACCGCCTGTGGGCCATTTACCTGCGTTGCATCAACCTCGTTATCGGAGCCGCGCACCCGGTTGCTGGCCAAGTGGTAAGAGCCGCAGAAGCTCTTGGAACGACCGATCGGCCATGTAATTGGGGCCGTATCCAGCGCCAACTTCTCCTCGACCTCGTCCAGAATCTCGAAAATGTCCCGGCTTTCGCGGTCCATTTTGTTGACGAAGGTGATGATGGGAATGTCGCGCATGCGGCACACTTCGAACAGTTTTAGCGTCCGTGGCTCGATACCCTTGGCGGCATCGATGACCATGATGGCCGCATCCACCGCCGTCAGCGTGCGGTAGGTATCATCCGCAAAGTCTTCGTGGCCCGGCGTATCGAGAATATTGAAAACCTTGTCGTCATATTCGAACGTCATCACCGAGGTCACGACCGAGATGCCGCGCTCGCGCTCGATTTTCATCCAGTCGGAACGCGTCTGGATACGGTCCTTCTTCGCCTTCACTTCACCGGCCAGCTGAATGGCACCGCCGAACAGCAGCAGCTTTTCGGTCAGCGTCGTCTTACCGGCGTCCGGGTGCGCAATAATAGCGAAGGTGCGGCGGCGGGAAACCGCCTCTGCGAGTGTTTCAGCCATTCTCAGAAATTCCTGTTGATTGGGGCCGTCTTTATAGATTTGGTGCCGGATATGCAATTGACCAAGACAGTGAGCGCGCAGCAAATGGATCACATGAACACACGCGCATCTTTTCAACCCTCGCTCAAGCTCGTTCGTCTCGAAAATGGCGCCGGTATCG from the Agrobacterium vaccinii genome contains:
- the guaA gene encoding glutamine-hydrolyzing GMP synthase; translation: MTQIAHPDSILIIDFGSQVTQLIARRVREAGVYCEIHPFQNAAEAFEKLAPKGVIFSGGPASVTAEGSPRAPQAVFDSGIPILGICYGQQTLCTQLGGTVEGGHAAEFGRADIEIKKASPLFDGFWELGGRYPVWMSHGDRVTQLPHGFEVAATSENAPFAIAVNEERRYYTTMFHPEVMHTPDGAKLLSNFVHKIVGLKSDWTMAAYRAEMIRKIREQVGTERVICGLSGGVDSSVAAVLIHEAIGDQLTCIYVDHGMMRLAESEQVVTMFRDHYNIPLVHVDASDLFLTELAGVSDPEVKRKTIGRLFIETFEAEAAKIASDGKGAPAFLAQGTLYPDVIESVSFSGGPSVTIKSHHNVGGLPERMNMKLVEPLRELFKDEVRVLGRELGLPESFIGRHPFPGPGLAIRCPGVVTREKLDILRKADAIYLDEIRKAGLYDTIWQAFAVLLPVQTVGVMGDYRTYDFVCALRAVTSVDGMTADFYPYDMNFLGRTATRIINEVKGINRVVYDVTSKPPGTIEWE
- a CDS encoding 2'-5' RNA ligase family protein; protein product: MGDSAASADQPRQLSFDWLAPHSVTGHNRQKLSKLLLMTKPPGAVSETIFRDAERHALGRTTRSAYPAELLHVSLLCIGAFQTRPDRLIAHLAAALRDFSARPIPMTLDTVTHFGNRKSLALKSTSVLPEMTCLTQMLQARLRSHSVPYVCQSAFTPHVTIIYGCGEIEAMPVSKAYGWTVSNFELVFSHYGEAQHEQCGRWPLRAESRDYPAIAEQMKFPQWQ
- a CDS encoding ArsC family reductase, yielding MTVTIYGIKNCDTMKKARNWLEAEGIDYTFHDYKSAGIDAAHLNAWCDAAGWETVLNRAGTTFKKLDEADKADLTREKAIALMLAQPSMIKRPVLQAKGKITVGFKPDTYAALFG
- the ybaK gene encoding Cys-tRNA(Pro) deacylase, yielding MSKTTRATQVLTKAGISFTTVAYDYDPNAERIGLQAAEAIGAEPHLVLKTLMAEVDGKAVCVVVPSDHEVSMKKLASAFGGKSAHMMKPADAERATGYHVGGISPFGQKKQVPTAIEVQSMGHDLVYMNGGQRGLQVRLSPRDAQSVLKAVAAPLVSE
- a CDS encoding aminopeptidase, translated to MTVSPIDPVKLEKLAEVAVKVGLQLQKDQDLVITAPLAALPLVRFLTKHAYMAGSGLVTTFYSDEETTLARYAHASDANFDRASGWLYEGMAKAYANGAARLAISGDNPMLLADADPAKVARANKANSTAYKPALEKISNFDINWNIISYPNPSWAKQVFPGIPEDEAVKKLANAIFAASRVDLADPVTAWAEHNANLAKRSKWLNGERFASLHFTGPGTEVTIGLADNHEWHGGASMAKNGVTCNPNIPTEEVFTTPHALRVDGYVSSTKPLSHQGTLIDNIQVKFEAGRIVEAKASRGEEVLNKVLDTDEGARRLGEVALVPHSSPISASGILFYNTLFDENASCHIALGQCYSKCFLDGASLSQDQIKAQGGNSSLIHIDWMIGSDKVDIDGVRADGTKVPVMRKGEWA
- a CDS encoding peptide chain release factor 3, whose product is MAETLAEAVSRRRTFAIIAHPDAGKTTLTEKLLLFGGAIQLAGEVKAKKDRIQTRSDWMKIERERGISVVTSVMTFEYDDKVFNILDTPGHEDFADDTYRTLTAVDAAIMVIDAAKGIEPRTLKLFEVCRMRDIPIITFVNKMDRESRDIFEILDEVEEKLALDTAPITWPIGRSKSFCGSYHLASNRVRGSDNEVDATQVNGPQAVASRLPENERDAFIEETELALEACRPFDRTAFLEGHLTPVFFGSALRNFGVRDLINALGDIAPPPRDQVADTRTVHADEDKMTAFVFKIQANMDPNHRDRIAFARICSGKLERGMKARLARTGKQMGLTAPQFFFASQRHIADTAFAGDVVGIPNHGTLRIGDTLTEGENLVFQGVPNFSPEILRRVRLEDAMKAKKLKEALHQMAEEGVVQLFSPEDGSPAIVGVVGALQLDVLKERLMGEYGLPVSFEMSRFSICRWISAEQSADMEKFLTVKRGDIARDLDGDPVFLAQDAFSLRYESERYPAIKMAAIKEYHVAKAA